The sequence CTTTGGGTATTTATAGGCCAATCAATCTTTCGAGCAAAATAACTGATATGAAATTCAACCTCCTCAAGACCACTTTCGGCCAGGCCGGCGTCGCCGCCGCCGCGATCTTCGGGTTGACCGCTGTTGCCAGCGCTACGCCGGTGTCGTTCACGTTCGATAGCTTTACAAAGTCTTCGACGATCAACACCAACATGGGCAAGCTCTACGTGGGCACCATCAACCTCACCTTTCTGGACGAGTCCAGCACGATGACTCCGATGCAAACGGTCGCCTTCTGCGCCGAGATCGAGCAGGTCATCAGCGTCGGCAGCACCTACACCAATTACCAGACCTACAGCCTGACCGATCCGGCCGGGCTGGCGCTCAGCGAGGCTCAGGCCCGCAATATCGCCATCTTGTACGACAAGTACTACCCGACCAACCAGGATCTCAGCTCCTGGAGCCAGGAGGACGCCGGCGCCTTTCAGCTCGCCTTGTGGGAGCTGATCTACGACGACGACGGTATCTGGGTGAACAACGGACTCTCGGACGGCAACTTCCAGGTCAGCGTTGATGACCAGCCGGCCACGAATGGCCCCCAGCGCGAGCGTAATACCGTCAACCAGGCCAAGAACTACCTCAACTACGTCAATTCCGAAGCCCAGAACGGCAACAACTATCCGTATCCCGATCTGGTTTCCATCGTCAGCCCGACCAATCAGGATCTGATCGTGCTCGGCATCGCCATCCCCGAAGGTGGCGGCGGCTCGCCGGTCGCGGTGCCCTTCGGCGTCAATCCGCTGCCCGGCCTGGCGCTGATCGGATTCTTCGGCTGGCGTCGCCTGCGCAAGCGTATCAACGCCCGCAGCGAATCCGAACAGGCCTGAGCCTCACGCTCAGTAATAAAAGGTTGTAAGTCGTAGGGTTTCCGCCTACCTAGCCAGATAACCGCTAGGAATGAAAGCACTTACCCAACGCCTGAAGCAATTCTACCGCCCGCTGGAGATCCAGGAGGGCGAGCCCAATCCGCTCCCTATCGTGGGAGCGGCCTTGGTTTTATTCGGTCTCTTTCAGTACGCGTACATCATCTACCCGCTTCAGCCGGGAAGCGCCGACTGGGAATTCCTCACGATCAAGGCGCTGGTTGACAACGCCTTCACGCCCATCCTCGGTGTCGCGCTGTTTTTGGCCGGCTACACCATTGAGCTGCCCCTGTGGCGGCTGGCCGGGGCTCGCATCCTGACCTGGTTCAGCCTCGTCATGGCGGTGATCTTCGTCCTGCTCATGCCCCTGGCCGTCAATGACGCCCTGCGCCTGAGCAATGGCATGAACGCCCGCATGGCCACGGCGCAGAACATCTCCGCCACCCAGCAGCAGAAAGTCCGCAAGGCCCTTGACAACGCCACTAGCATGGAGGAACTGGAAATGCTCACCACGGTGCTGAGTCTGACCCCCTCTCTGGAGCAGCGTGCCCGGCAAATGCCTAAAGACTCCTTCGTCGAGCGCCGCGAGTGGCTCTGGGAAACGATCAAGTCCAACCAGAAGCGCATGCTCGATGAGACAAAGTCGCTCTTCAGCGCGAACAAGACCACCCTGCGCAAGGATACGCTCAAGTGCGTCGGCGGGAGCGCCTTCGTCGCCGCGGTTTACTTTTACTTCTTCTTCGCCTTCCGCCGCGTACGTAGGAAGTACCGCCTGATCCAGGACGACGAATAAGTCCGGCCCTCCATATCAAGGCCTATTTACTTTTTAAAACTCCCGCCCATCTTTGAGCGGGAGTTTTTTTATCGCCATCCATCGCGCCCTGCTTTTCGTTCCCACATCATGCCCCTGCCCAATGCACGTATCATGCTGCGCCGCACAAGCGCCTTCCTCGGCGGCTTCGCAGGTTATTTCGTGCTGACGCTGATCCTGATGCTGCTCAGTCTGCTGCCGCACCGGAGCGTGTCCTACGGCGAATTCGGCGAACTCAGCCTCATGCTGCTTTTCCCCTGCGCACTGGGCTACGCGCTCATCCTGTGGATCGGCCCCCGTCTGCCGCGCTGGAGCGTGGTGCCGTTCTCGCTCGGAGCCTATCTCGTCATGCTGCCAGCGGGATTCGTCCTCTACCTGCTGGCCAGCGGGCAGGTGGCCTCAATTCCGTGGCTGCAAGTCACCATCACCCACCATTACGCGACTTACTGGCCGATTTTCGCGACTTATTTGATGCTCGTTTTCGGCACTCGGGTGCGCGCCCCGCGTTGCCCGCGGGACGACGATTAGGCTGCGTGGACAAAATACGGAACGAGCAGCCGCAGGGCGTTGGCCTCAATCCTCCTCCGGCAGAGCGGAGATGTTCGCCTTGCGCATGGTGAATGTATTGGTTTCGTCAATACGCCGGTACTCGATGTGATCCATCAACTGCTTGCAGAAAAAGATGCCCAGCCCGCCGATGGGGCGCTCCTCCAGCGGCGCGTCGATGTCCGGCTCCCTGGCGTCGTGGAGCGGGTCAAAGGCCTTGCCGTGATCGCGAATAACCGCCTCCACCTCGTCGCCGATCAGTTTCATAGAGAGGTAGATATGATGCTGGGCGGGCACCTCGTAGGCGTAGGAGATGATGTTGGTCAGAACTTCGTCCAGGCAAAGGTTGAAGGTGTGGACGAGGGCCGGGTTCAGGTCGTGCGCCTCGCCGAAGCGCTCCAGGTCGGCGGCCAGTTGGTTGAGTTCCTTGACGTCGTTGATGTAGGTAAAGTCCATCGCGGCAGAGAGTATCGGGTCAGGTGAAGATAGTTTTACGAAAATGAGAGAAGGCCGGGGCTCCGGTATGGGGACAGCGTTTATTTGAAAATGATCTCCATGAGGGAGAAATCATCCTCGAAGGGGTCGCGGCCCTGAGCGCGGCGCACCCAGTCAACCATACTGGCGACCTTGCTTTTTCCCTCCTCGGGGGGGAGGCACAGGCCCGCGCCGAACTCCTCCTCGGTCATCATGCCGTGCCCGTCGGCATAATCGACCTCGTACACGCCGTCACTGAAGACATACAGGGTGCTGCCGGACGGCACCTGCGTGCTGTCTGTGGTGAAGGGCGCACCGGGCATCCCGCCAATGACCATCCCCGGCGTGAAGAGGGTTTCAAGGGATTCCTGCGGCCGGGCCGGATCAGTGATGAGGACGGCGGGCGGATGGCCGCCGGAGGAAAACTTCAGGGTGCGCGTGGGGCGATGGAAAACCCCATACCAGAGCGTGAAGTACATCTGGTTGTGCTTGTCCATGTCGAAGGCCTCGTTCAGCCCCGAGAGCACCGCTCCGGGATCGCGAAAATCCACCCCCGGCAGGGACTGCGCGCGCAGCACGTTGATGGCCGAGACCGAGTGCAGGGCCGCGCCGACACCATGTCCGGTCACGTCGAGCAGGTAGATGGCGAAGTGCTCGTCGTCGAGGTCGTGATAGCCGAAGGTGTCCCCGGCCAGGTCGGAGGAGGAGATAAAGACCCAGTCCGTCTTGACCAGGTCGTTCTCCATCGGGTCCGGAAAGAGCGAGCGCACGTAGCGGGCGGCCTCCTCCAGCTCCGCCTGGAGCGCGGCCTCCGCCTTTTTGCGCTGGAGCAGGTTGAGGTAGCCCTTGGAGTGGTAGCGGATGCGGGCGATCACTTCCAGCTTGTCCGGCAGTTTGACCATGTAGTCGTTTGCGCCCAGCTCGAAGGCTTTCTTTTTCGTCTCCGGCTCCTCCTTCGAGGACAGGACAATCATCGGCACCTCGCTAGTTTCGGCCTTGGCCCGGAAGAACTTGACCAGCGTCAGCCCATCAATGTCCGGCATGACCAGATCCTGCAAGATCACGGTCGGCTTGATCTCCAAAGCGGTTTCAATGGCCTTGGCCGGGTCGTTGATCGAGTGAAAGGCGATGTCCGGCTCCCCGGCGAGCATGCGGCGCACGGCCTCGCAGACCATCGCCTGGTCGTCCACCATCAGGACTTTGATGGCCGGCTCCTGGCCGGGGCTGTCGGGCGTATTCAAGGCCTGAGTGAGAGCGTCCTTCATGAGCGCGGATTGAAACGGCCCACACCGTTCACGGCAAGGATAAGAGTTTGAGAGTTTGGGGTTTGAGCGTTTGAGAGTTACGGTGAAAAACGTGAAGACGGGCATGAAAACAGAACTGTTTTGTAAAAAAAGCTGCCCCGCAGCGTAGCAGCCGCCACCTTCAAACTCTCAAACCCCAAACTCTCAAACTAAAAAAACCCTTGCCAAGACGCGCAGAAGGTCTAATTTGCCACGTTTTTCACTCAAGAGGAGAACCAATTCCATGTCACGCATCTGCATAGTCACCGGTAAACGCCCCCAACGCGGCAGCCGTATCCACCGCAAAGGTCAGACCAAGAAAAGCGGCGGTATCGGTACGCACGTCACCAAGGTCGTGAAGCGCACCTTTCGCCCGAACCTGCAGCGCATCCGGGTAAAGCTCCCCAGCGGCCAGGTCAAGCGCGTCTGGGTGTCCGCCAAGGCCATCAAGGCCGGCAAGGTCGAAAAGGCCTAAAACCTTTCGCCAACCCACTTTTTCCCAAACCCGGCCCCGTGCCGGGTTTTTTTGTCGCAATACCGTTGCAAACGCGGGCGAAGGGCCGCTAGGTTAAGGGCTTATGCAAGCGGGACAAGCCGTTACGCGACACTATCCCATCCCCAGAATCGACTTTGCCGATTTCTGGGACATTTGCGGCACCTTCATGCGCATCCACCCCGGGCTCACGCGCATCCGCTACACCATCGAGGGCTCCGAGTCCACCTTGGCCGACCACGAGTACGACGTGGCCCGGATTCTCGACCGGCTCCACCGCCAGCCCCAGGACCTCCTGCTGATGGAGGCCGAGTTCGAGGGGCCGAACACCCGCGAGGGGCACGCCCGCGCCGTTTACCGCCCCGTACCGGTGGACAGCGACCCCGGCGGCCTCACCATCTCGACCCCCAGCCTTTCCAAGCTCCTGCTCTACCAGTTCGAGAGCCTGCTTTACGATAAATACGACCTCGAAGAGCAGCTCCACCCCACGGTCAAATTCGGCAAGCCCTGCGAAGTGCTCGCCTCGATCATCGACCTGCGCGGCTTTTCCCAATTCTGCGAAAAGCCCACCATCGAGTCCCCCTACACCTGCGGGCTCATGCACTCCTTTTACCAGGCCGTGCGCCACGGCTACATCAAGTACCCGCCCGACCTGCTCAAATTCCTCGGCGACGGCGTGCTCGCGCTCTGGGAAACCACGGCCGAGGACCGCGAAGTCGCCATCGAGACCTGCCTCTCCGGCTCGCTCGATATCCACAACCGCTGGCAAGTCGTGCGCCGCAGCCCGCAGTTCACGCACGGGGCGCCCGAGGAGGTCGCCGTCGGCATCTCTTTTGGCCTGGCCAGCCGCCTGCCCGAAGTCGGCGACTACATCGGTCGCCCCGTCAACATCGCCAGCCGCCTCAGCAGCGTCTGCCCCGGTGGCCAACTCTACGTGGACAAATCCGTCCCCGGCATCGGCCCCGAGTATTCCAAGGACGACGCCACCGCCCACATCAAGAGCTTCGGACGCTACTACATCTGGCGCATCCACGCGGTTTGAAGAAATTTGTCATGTGCGTGGTGCTGATGGGCGTCTCCGGCGCGGGCAAAACCCTGATCGGGCAAAAACTGGCGACAGCCATCGGCGGGGAGTTTTTCGATGGAGACGACTCCCACCCCGCTGCCAACGTCGCCAAAATGCGGGCGGGCCTCCCCCTCGACGACGCCGACCGCTTACCCTGGCTGCGGCGGCTGCGCGCACTGATCGAGGAGCGCGAAGACAGGAGGAACGGGGCAAGGAGTGGATCCGGGTTCCAGACCGAGGCCTCAAAAACAGGCAGCGCGGAGGCCGGCGCTTCGGAGGGCTGCGCCCCCGCCATCACCCCGCCGCCGGTCATTCTCGCGTGTTCCGCGCTCAAAGCCAGCTACCGCGAGATTCTGGCCCCGGCAGGCGATCCCCGGGTACGGTTTGTCTACCTGACCGGGAGCTTCGAGCAGATCGCCCAGCGCCTGCGGGAGCGCCGGGGACACTTCATGCCCGAGAGTCTGCTGCGCAGCCAGTTCGAGGCGCTGGAGCCGCCCGCAGAAGCCCTCAGCGTGG comes from Ruficoccus amylovorans and encodes:
- a CDS encoding Cys-Gln thioester bond-forming surface protein; translation: MKFNLLKTTFGQAGVAAAAIFGLTAVASATPVSFTFDSFTKSSTINTNMGKLYVGTINLTFLDESSTMTPMQTVAFCAEIEQVISVGSTYTNYQTYSLTDPAGLALSEAQARNIAILYDKYYPTNQDLSSWSQEDAGAFQLALWELIYDDDGIWVNNGLSDGNFQVSVDDQPATNGPQRERNTVNQAKNYLNYVNSEAQNGNNYPYPDLVSIVSPTNQDLIVLGIAIPEGGGGSPVAVPFGVNPLPGLALIGFFGWRRLRKRINARSESEQA
- the hpsJ-A gene encoding HpsJ-like protein, cyanoexosortase A-associated; translation: MKALTQRLKQFYRPLEIQEGEPNPLPIVGAALVLFGLFQYAYIIYPLQPGSADWEFLTIKALVDNAFTPILGVALFLAGYTIELPLWRLAGARILTWFSLVMAVIFVLLMPLAVNDALRLSNGMNARMATAQNISATQQQKVRKALDNATSMEELEMLTTVLSLTPSLEQRARQMPKDSFVERREWLWETIKSNQKRMLDETKSLFSANKTTLRKDTLKCVGGSAFVAAVYFYFFFAFRRVRRKYRLIQDDE
- a CDS encoding ATP-binding protein: MDFTYINDVKELNQLAADLERFGEAHDLNPALVHTFNLCLDEVLTNIISYAYEVPAQHHIYLSMKLIGDEVEAVIRDHGKAFDPLHDAREPDIDAPLEERPIGGLGIFFCKQLMDHIEYRRIDETNTFTMRKANISALPEED
- a CDS encoding SpoIIE family protein phosphatase; amino-acid sequence: MKDALTQALNTPDSPGQEPAIKVLMVDDQAMVCEAVRRMLAGEPDIAFHSINDPAKAIETALEIKPTVILQDLVMPDIDGLTLVKFFRAKAETSEVPMIVLSSKEEPETKKKAFELGANDYMVKLPDKLEVIARIRYHSKGYLNLLQRKKAEAALQAELEEAARYVRSLFPDPMENDLVKTDWVFISSSDLAGDTFGYHDLDDEHFAIYLLDVTGHGVGAALHSVSAINVLRAQSLPGVDFRDPGAVLSGLNEAFDMDKHNQMYFTLWYGVFHRPTRTLKFSSGGHPPAVLITDPARPQESLETLFTPGMVIGGMPGAPFTTDSTQVPSGSTLYVFSDGVYEVDYADGHGMMTEEEFGAGLCLPPEEGKSKVASMVDWVRRAQGRDPFEDDFSLMEIIFK
- the rpmB gene encoding 50S ribosomal protein L28; the encoded protein is MSRICIVTGKRPQRGSRIHRKGQTKKSGGIGTHVTKVVKRTFRPNLQRIRVKLPSGQVKRVWVSAKAIKAGKVEKA
- a CDS encoding adenylate/guanylate cyclase domain-containing protein, which produces MQAGQAVTRHYPIPRIDFADFWDICGTFMRIHPGLTRIRYTIEGSESTLADHEYDVARILDRLHRQPQDLLLMEAEFEGPNTREGHARAVYRPVPVDSDPGGLTISTPSLSKLLLYQFESLLYDKYDLEEQLHPTVKFGKPCEVLASIIDLRGFSQFCEKPTIESPYTCGLMHSFYQAVRHGYIKYPPDLLKFLGDGVLALWETTAEDREVAIETCLSGSLDIHNRWQVVRRSPQFTHGAPEEVAVGISFGLASRLPEVGDYIGRPVNIASRLSSVCPGGQLYVDKSVPGIGPEYSKDDATAHIKSFGRYYIWRIHAV
- a CDS encoding gluconokinase; this encodes MKKFVMCVVLMGVSGAGKTLIGQKLATAIGGEFFDGDDSHPAANVAKMRAGLPLDDADRLPWLRRLRALIEEREDRRNGARSGSGFQTEASKTGSAEAGASEGCAPAITPPPVILACSALKASYREILAPAGDPRVRFVYLTGSFEQIAQRLRERRGHFMPESLLRSQFEALEPPAEALSVDIGQSPEAIVAQIRHALKI